A window of the Citrus sinensis cultivar Valencia sweet orange chromosome 9, DVS_A1.0, whole genome shotgun sequence genome harbors these coding sequences:
- the LOC102625311 gene encoding uncharacterized protein LOC102625311 isoform X3, giving the protein MGRGDRKQKRCLDDVSIQQDGNIGVTTVGSSNQSYGFMSYFKEQVKRLKASDENLIVSQELRKKLGDSYKSLPSDEKAKYRKPLNVSDYDAQTDTDAQLQTKMDKQILDTRCAPDRFSDLVQAFNVEKQRAIREIGFGNLLHLRTGRLRRQLCAWLVEQFVPDQHVLVLNNQHIKLNAKTFSDIMGVHDGGLSVSLSGQPENIATLRETFKCTGRGIAIKTLEDFIKQSDGSGNDFKVAFMLFALATILCPSSATLISASFLHPLVDTNAIKEYNWASFCYSRLVMAISKFKSNESAHLGGCLLFLQIFYFQNVENYYNNQWGSSLPPVLAWTDEEIKKIMRWLKKHGGDNYEKVRMRTFEGVGLSAQVPVDMAELVERITEQSESIQFLTTSFNRLNSLVLDLVTAVKQSFTQSQKADSESKPIHHAPVKENIVPPPTVNPKTNDENPTIDDFFRDTVHPPLDAHNDLGDMISEDRNPIEVETFLNDDVVLLADGAPNEANVETNMEALNSDKSMHAPTADNLDSNITGYMKQPVFSSTSRSPYEFRSLKKPSRFQRSPFDRVSNRSVRPCYWAGPYVVTSPITESQLQVVNYLFDDSLDENQLLVSTEYNVVSRTAMSSLKPTKWIHSDVISMYAEYRTMEELRNNPVGPRVWFLPVYFSNSILHSTYVNLAPFHRGSSWANQFMPNMETCEKIFVPIHDGSSHWFVLVINIHSSSAQIWDSQVSSRRKHKITQSCLAVLKALDHVLGEEGQRIYGPNFKFIQFQLGQNSKLPQQSNGNDCGLYVMRYMDESPVVVDHTYKR; this is encoded by the exons ATGGGAAGGGGAGACCGCAAGCAGAAGAGATGCTTAGATGATGTTTCCATTCAGCAAGATGGGAATATTGGTGTCACTACTGTGGGTTCTAGCAATCAATCATATGGCTTCATGTCATATTT TAAAGAGCAAGTGAAGCGATTGAAGGCCTCTGATGAAAACCTTATTGTCAGCCAAGAG CTAAGAAAGAAGTTGGGTGATTCATACAAGAGCCTTCCATCAGACGAAAAGGCCAAGTATAGAAAGCCACTTAATGTATCCGACTATGATGCTCAAACTGATACTGATGCACAGTTGCAAACGAAGATGGATAAGCAGATACTTGACACTCGATGTGCGCCAGATCGATTTTCTGACCTTGTTCAAGCTTTCAATGTAGAAAAACAACGAGCAATACGTGAAATTGGATTTGGTAATCTTTTACATTTGCGAACTGGTAGGTTGAGGAGACAATTATGTGCATGGTTGGTTGAACAATTTGTACCTGACCAGCATGTGCTTGTTTTGAACAATCAACACATAAAATTGAATGCAAAGACGTTTTCTGATATAATGGGAGTGCACGATGGAGGTTTATCTGTGTCTCTGTCTGGTCAACCTGAAAATATTGCGACATTGAGAGAAACTTTCAAGTGCACGGGTCGGGGAATAGCCATCAAAACACTGGAAGATTTCATTAAGCAGTCAGATGGTTCCGGCAATGACTTCAAA GTTGCATTTATGTTGTTTGCATTGGCCACTATATTATGCCCATCAAGTGCAACGCTCATATCGGCTTCATTCTTACATCCATTAGTTGACACTAATGCCATAAAAGAATACAATTGGGCTTCATTTTGTTACAGTAGACTTGTAATGGCCATCTCCAAGTTTAAGTCAAATGAATCTGCTCATTTAGGAGGTTGTTTGTTATTTCTTCAG ATATTCTACTTTCAAAATGTCGAAAACTATTACAACAACCAGTGGGGCTCTTCTCTACCTCCAGTATTAGCTTGGACCGACgaagagataaaaaaaatcatgcgATGGCTGAAAAAACACGGTGGTGATAATTATGAAAAG GTGCGCATGCGCACTTTTGAGGGTGTTGGATTGTCTGCTCAAGTACCTGTTGACATGGCAGAGCTGGTTGAGCGTATTACAGAGCAATCTGAATCTATACAGTTCTTGACAACTAGTTTCAATAGATTAAATAGTCTTGTTTTAGATTTAGTAACAGCAGTGAAGCAATCTTTTACTCAGAGTCAGAAAGCAGACTCTGAATCAAAGCCAATCCATCATGCTccagtaaaagaaaatattgtacCACCACCGACAGTAAACCCTAAAACTAATGATGAGAATCCaacaattgatgattttttcaGAGATACTGTACATCCACCACTTGATGCTCACAATGATCTTGGCGACATGATATCTGAAGATAGAAACCCCATTGAAGTGGAGACTTTTTTGAATGATGATGTTGTCCTGTTGGCTGATGGTGCACCAAATGAGGCTAATGTTGAAACAAATATGGAAGCATTGAATAGTGATAAGTCTATGCATGCACCTACTGCAGATAATTTA GATAGTAACATTACAGGATATATGAAACAACCAGTGTTTTCTTCGACAAGTCGTAGTCCATACGAGTTTCGATCGCTGAAAAAGCCTAGTCGATTCCAACGCTCACCGTTTGATAGGGTCAGCAACAGGTCGGTTAGGCCTTGTTATTGGGCAGGTCCATATGTGGTAACATCGCCTATTACTGAATCTCAATTGCAAGTGGTTAACTATTTGTTTGATGACAGCCTTGATGAAAA TCAACTCCTTGTGAGTACGGAGTACAACGTTGTGAGTCGTACTGCCATGTCGTCATTGAAGCCGACCAAATGGATTCACAGCGAT GTTATCAGCATGTATGCTGAGTATCGGACAATGGAAGAGCTGCGAAATAACCCAGTTGGACCACGGGTCTGGTTCTTGCCTGTTTACTTCTCG AACTCCATATTGCACTCAACATATGTCAACTTAGCTCCATTCCATAGGGGAAGTAGCTGGGCTAATCAGTTCATGCCAAACATGGAGACATGTGAGAAG atttTCGTACCAATACATGACGGTTCATCGCATTGGTTTGTGCTCGTGATTAACATCCATTCTAGCTCTGCTCAGATATGGGATTCACAAGTTTCAAGCCGGCGTAAGCACAAGATTACACAAAGTTGTCTGGCAGTG CTCAAGGCGCTGGACCATGTGCTTGGGGAGGAAGGACAGAGGATATATGGTccaaatttcaagtttatcCAATTCCAGCTTGgtcaaaattctaaattgcCACAGCAATCTAACGGCAATGATTGCGGTCTATATGTCATGAGGTATATGGACGAATCACCCGTTGTTGTGGACCACACCTACAAG AGATGA
- the LOC102625311 gene encoding uncharacterized protein LOC102625311 isoform X2 translates to MGRGDRKQKRCLDDVSIQQDGNIGVTTVGSSNQSYGFMSYFKEQVKRLKASDENLIVSQELRKKLGDSYKSLPSDEKAKYRKPLNVSDYDAQTDTDAQLQTKMDKQILDTRCAPDRFSDLVQAFNVEKQRAIREIGFGNLLHLRTGRLRRQLCAWLVEQFVPDQHVLVLNNQHIKLNAKTFSDIMGVHDGGLSVSLSGQPENIATLRETFKCTGRGIAIKTLEDFIKQSDGSGNDFKVAFMLFALATILCPSSATLISASFLHPLVDTNAIKEYNWASFCYSRLVMAISKFKSNESAHLGGCLLFLQIFYFQNVENYYNNQWGSSLPPVLAWTDEEIKKIMRWLKKHGGDNYEKVRMRTFEGVGLSAQVPVDMAELVERITEQSESIQFLTTSFNRLNSLVLDLVTAVKQSFTQSQKADSESKPIHHAPVKENIVPPPTVNPKTNDENPTIDDFFRDTVHPPLDAHNDLGDMISEDRNPIEVETFLNDDVVLLADGAPNEANVETNMEALNSDKSMHAPTADNLDSNITGYMKQPVFSSTSRSPYEFRSLKKPSRFQRSPFDRVSNRSVRPCYWAGPYVVTSPITESQLQVVNYLFDDSLDENQLLVSTEYNVVSRTAMSSLKPTKWIHSDVISMYAEYRTMEELRNNPVGPRVWFLPVYFSNSILHSTYVNLAPFHRGSSWANQFMPNMETCEKIFVPIHDGSSHWFVLVINIHSSSAQIWDSQVSSRRKHKITQSCLAVLKALDHVLGEEGQRIYGPNFKFIQFQLGQNSKLPQQSNGNDCGLYVMRYMDESPVVVDHTYKVTSSAVLDRGLYFFVDFLL, encoded by the exons ATGGGAAGGGGAGACCGCAAGCAGAAGAGATGCTTAGATGATGTTTCCATTCAGCAAGATGGGAATATTGGTGTCACTACTGTGGGTTCTAGCAATCAATCATATGGCTTCATGTCATATTT TAAAGAGCAAGTGAAGCGATTGAAGGCCTCTGATGAAAACCTTATTGTCAGCCAAGAG CTAAGAAAGAAGTTGGGTGATTCATACAAGAGCCTTCCATCAGACGAAAAGGCCAAGTATAGAAAGCCACTTAATGTATCCGACTATGATGCTCAAACTGATACTGATGCACAGTTGCAAACGAAGATGGATAAGCAGATACTTGACACTCGATGTGCGCCAGATCGATTTTCTGACCTTGTTCAAGCTTTCAATGTAGAAAAACAACGAGCAATACGTGAAATTGGATTTGGTAATCTTTTACATTTGCGAACTGGTAGGTTGAGGAGACAATTATGTGCATGGTTGGTTGAACAATTTGTACCTGACCAGCATGTGCTTGTTTTGAACAATCAACACATAAAATTGAATGCAAAGACGTTTTCTGATATAATGGGAGTGCACGATGGAGGTTTATCTGTGTCTCTGTCTGGTCAACCTGAAAATATTGCGACATTGAGAGAAACTTTCAAGTGCACGGGTCGGGGAATAGCCATCAAAACACTGGAAGATTTCATTAAGCAGTCAGATGGTTCCGGCAATGACTTCAAA GTTGCATTTATGTTGTTTGCATTGGCCACTATATTATGCCCATCAAGTGCAACGCTCATATCGGCTTCATTCTTACATCCATTAGTTGACACTAATGCCATAAAAGAATACAATTGGGCTTCATTTTGTTACAGTAGACTTGTAATGGCCATCTCCAAGTTTAAGTCAAATGAATCTGCTCATTTAGGAGGTTGTTTGTTATTTCTTCAG ATATTCTACTTTCAAAATGTCGAAAACTATTACAACAACCAGTGGGGCTCTTCTCTACCTCCAGTATTAGCTTGGACCGACgaagagataaaaaaaatcatgcgATGGCTGAAAAAACACGGTGGTGATAATTATGAAAAG GTGCGCATGCGCACTTTTGAGGGTGTTGGATTGTCTGCTCAAGTACCTGTTGACATGGCAGAGCTGGTTGAGCGTATTACAGAGCAATCTGAATCTATACAGTTCTTGACAACTAGTTTCAATAGATTAAATAGTCTTGTTTTAGATTTAGTAACAGCAGTGAAGCAATCTTTTACTCAGAGTCAGAAAGCAGACTCTGAATCAAAGCCAATCCATCATGCTccagtaaaagaaaatattgtacCACCACCGACAGTAAACCCTAAAACTAATGATGAGAATCCaacaattgatgattttttcaGAGATACTGTACATCCACCACTTGATGCTCACAATGATCTTGGCGACATGATATCTGAAGATAGAAACCCCATTGAAGTGGAGACTTTTTTGAATGATGATGTTGTCCTGTTGGCTGATGGTGCACCAAATGAGGCTAATGTTGAAACAAATATGGAAGCATTGAATAGTGATAAGTCTATGCATGCACCTACTGCAGATAATTTA GATAGTAACATTACAGGATATATGAAACAACCAGTGTTTTCTTCGACAAGTCGTAGTCCATACGAGTTTCGATCGCTGAAAAAGCCTAGTCGATTCCAACGCTCACCGTTTGATAGGGTCAGCAACAGGTCGGTTAGGCCTTGTTATTGGGCAGGTCCATATGTGGTAACATCGCCTATTACTGAATCTCAATTGCAAGTGGTTAACTATTTGTTTGATGACAGCCTTGATGAAAA TCAACTCCTTGTGAGTACGGAGTACAACGTTGTGAGTCGTACTGCCATGTCGTCATTGAAGCCGACCAAATGGATTCACAGCGAT GTTATCAGCATGTATGCTGAGTATCGGACAATGGAAGAGCTGCGAAATAACCCAGTTGGACCACGGGTCTGGTTCTTGCCTGTTTACTTCTCG AACTCCATATTGCACTCAACATATGTCAACTTAGCTCCATTCCATAGGGGAAGTAGCTGGGCTAATCAGTTCATGCCAAACATGGAGACATGTGAGAAG atttTCGTACCAATACATGACGGTTCATCGCATTGGTTTGTGCTCGTGATTAACATCCATTCTAGCTCTGCTCAGATATGGGATTCACAAGTTTCAAGCCGGCGTAAGCACAAGATTACACAAAGTTGTCTGGCAGTG CTCAAGGCGCTGGACCATGTGCTTGGGGAGGAAGGACAGAGGATATATGGTccaaatttcaagtttatcCAATTCCAGCTTGgtcaaaattctaaattgcCACAGCAATCTAACGGCAATGATTGCGGTCTATATGTCATGAGGTATATGGACGAATCACCCGTTGTTGTGGACCACACCTACAAG GTTACAAGCAGTGCGGTACTCGATCGtggattgtatttttttgttgattttttgttgtaa
- the LOC102625311 gene encoding uncharacterized protein LOC102625311 isoform X1, with the protein MGRGDRKQKRCLDDVSIQQDGNIGVTTVGSSNQSYGFMSYFKEQVKRLKASDENLIVSQELRKKLGDSYKSLPSDEKAKYRKPLNVSDYDAQTDTDAQLQTKMDKQILDTRCAPDRFSDLVQAFNVEKQRAIREIGFGNLLHLRTGRLRRQLCAWLVEQFVPDQHVLVLNNQHIKLNAKTFSDIMGVHDGGLSVSLSGQPENIATLRETFKCTGRGIAIKTLEDFIKQSDGSGNDFKVAFMLFALATILCPSSATLISASFLHPLVDTNAIKEYNWASFCYSRLVMAISKFKSNESAHLGGCLLFLQIFYFQNVENYYNNQWGSSLPPVLAWTDEEIKKIMRWLKKHGGDNYEKVRMRTFEGVGLSAQVPVDMAELVERITEQSESIQFLTTSFNRLNSLVLDLVTAVKQSFTQSQKADSESKPIHHAPVKENIVPPPTVNPKTNDENPTIDDFFRDTVHPPLDAHNDLGDMISEDRNPIEVETFLNDDVVLLADGAPNEANVETNMEALNSDKSMHAPTADNLDSNITGYMKQPVFSSTSRSPYEFRSLKKPSRFQRSPFDRVSNRSVRPCYWAGPYVVTSPITESQLQVVNYLFDDSLDENQLLVSTEYNVVSRTAMSSLKPTKWIHSDVISMYAEYRTMEELRNNPVGPRVWFLPVYFSNSILHSTYVNLAPFHRGSSWANQFMPNMETCEKIFVPIHDGSSHWFVLVINIHSSSAQIWDSQVSSRRKHKITQSCLAVLKALDHVLGEEGQRIYGPNFKFIQFQLGQNSKLPQQSNGNDCGLYVMRYMDESPVVVDHTYKHDSDKERLTIALYLALSEMNPIRNMIIELASDYYSRKTAEMSNKPPPTGNIKSNRDAMKLKINNQKNNSKPKPKGHGKRR; encoded by the exons ATGGGAAGGGGAGACCGCAAGCAGAAGAGATGCTTAGATGATGTTTCCATTCAGCAAGATGGGAATATTGGTGTCACTACTGTGGGTTCTAGCAATCAATCATATGGCTTCATGTCATATTT TAAAGAGCAAGTGAAGCGATTGAAGGCCTCTGATGAAAACCTTATTGTCAGCCAAGAG CTAAGAAAGAAGTTGGGTGATTCATACAAGAGCCTTCCATCAGACGAAAAGGCCAAGTATAGAAAGCCACTTAATGTATCCGACTATGATGCTCAAACTGATACTGATGCACAGTTGCAAACGAAGATGGATAAGCAGATACTTGACACTCGATGTGCGCCAGATCGATTTTCTGACCTTGTTCAAGCTTTCAATGTAGAAAAACAACGAGCAATACGTGAAATTGGATTTGGTAATCTTTTACATTTGCGAACTGGTAGGTTGAGGAGACAATTATGTGCATGGTTGGTTGAACAATTTGTACCTGACCAGCATGTGCTTGTTTTGAACAATCAACACATAAAATTGAATGCAAAGACGTTTTCTGATATAATGGGAGTGCACGATGGAGGTTTATCTGTGTCTCTGTCTGGTCAACCTGAAAATATTGCGACATTGAGAGAAACTTTCAAGTGCACGGGTCGGGGAATAGCCATCAAAACACTGGAAGATTTCATTAAGCAGTCAGATGGTTCCGGCAATGACTTCAAA GTTGCATTTATGTTGTTTGCATTGGCCACTATATTATGCCCATCAAGTGCAACGCTCATATCGGCTTCATTCTTACATCCATTAGTTGACACTAATGCCATAAAAGAATACAATTGGGCTTCATTTTGTTACAGTAGACTTGTAATGGCCATCTCCAAGTTTAAGTCAAATGAATCTGCTCATTTAGGAGGTTGTTTGTTATTTCTTCAG ATATTCTACTTTCAAAATGTCGAAAACTATTACAACAACCAGTGGGGCTCTTCTCTACCTCCAGTATTAGCTTGGACCGACgaagagataaaaaaaatcatgcgATGGCTGAAAAAACACGGTGGTGATAATTATGAAAAG GTGCGCATGCGCACTTTTGAGGGTGTTGGATTGTCTGCTCAAGTACCTGTTGACATGGCAGAGCTGGTTGAGCGTATTACAGAGCAATCTGAATCTATACAGTTCTTGACAACTAGTTTCAATAGATTAAATAGTCTTGTTTTAGATTTAGTAACAGCAGTGAAGCAATCTTTTACTCAGAGTCAGAAAGCAGACTCTGAATCAAAGCCAATCCATCATGCTccagtaaaagaaaatattgtacCACCACCGACAGTAAACCCTAAAACTAATGATGAGAATCCaacaattgatgattttttcaGAGATACTGTACATCCACCACTTGATGCTCACAATGATCTTGGCGACATGATATCTGAAGATAGAAACCCCATTGAAGTGGAGACTTTTTTGAATGATGATGTTGTCCTGTTGGCTGATGGTGCACCAAATGAGGCTAATGTTGAAACAAATATGGAAGCATTGAATAGTGATAAGTCTATGCATGCACCTACTGCAGATAATTTA GATAGTAACATTACAGGATATATGAAACAACCAGTGTTTTCTTCGACAAGTCGTAGTCCATACGAGTTTCGATCGCTGAAAAAGCCTAGTCGATTCCAACGCTCACCGTTTGATAGGGTCAGCAACAGGTCGGTTAGGCCTTGTTATTGGGCAGGTCCATATGTGGTAACATCGCCTATTACTGAATCTCAATTGCAAGTGGTTAACTATTTGTTTGATGACAGCCTTGATGAAAA TCAACTCCTTGTGAGTACGGAGTACAACGTTGTGAGTCGTACTGCCATGTCGTCATTGAAGCCGACCAAATGGATTCACAGCGAT GTTATCAGCATGTATGCTGAGTATCGGACAATGGAAGAGCTGCGAAATAACCCAGTTGGACCACGGGTCTGGTTCTTGCCTGTTTACTTCTCG AACTCCATATTGCACTCAACATATGTCAACTTAGCTCCATTCCATAGGGGAAGTAGCTGGGCTAATCAGTTCATGCCAAACATGGAGACATGTGAGAAG atttTCGTACCAATACATGACGGTTCATCGCATTGGTTTGTGCTCGTGATTAACATCCATTCTAGCTCTGCTCAGATATGGGATTCACAAGTTTCAAGCCGGCGTAAGCACAAGATTACACAAAGTTGTCTGGCAGTG CTCAAGGCGCTGGACCATGTGCTTGGGGAGGAAGGACAGAGGATATATGGTccaaatttcaagtttatcCAATTCCAGCTTGgtcaaaattctaaattgcCACAGCAATCTAACGGCAATGATTGCGGTCTATATGTCATGAGGTATATGGACGAATCACCCGTTGTTGTGGACCACACCTACAAG CATGATTCGGATAAAGAGCGTCTCACAATAGCTCTATATTTGGCTTTATCAGAGATGAATCCTATTCGCAATATGATTATAGAGCTAGCTAGTGACTATTATTCTCGGAAGACGGCTGAAATGTCAAATAAGCCTCCTCCAACAGGGAATATTAAATCCAACAGAGATgctatgaaattaaaaatcaataatcaaaAGAACAACTCAAAACCTAAACCAAAAGGTCATGGAAAAAGAAGGTAG
- the LOC102625311 gene encoding uncharacterized protein LOC102625311 isoform X4 encodes MGRGDRKQKRCLDDVSIQQDGNIGVTTVGSSNQSYGFMSYFKEQVKRLKASDENLIVSQELRKKLGDSYKSLPSDEKAKYRKPLNVSDYDAQTDTDAQLQTKMDKQILDTRCAPDRFSDLVQAFNVEKQRAIREIGFGNLLHLRTGRLRRQLCAWLVEQFVPDQHVLVLNNQHIKLNAKTFSDIMGVHDGGLSVSLSGQPENIATLRETFKCTGRGIAIKTLEDFIKQSDGSGNDFKVAFMLFALATILCPSSATLISASFLHPLVDTNAIKEYNWASFCYSRLVMAISKFKSNESAHLGGCLLFLQIFYFQNVENYYNNQWGSSLPPVLAWTDEEIKKIMRWLKKHGGDNYEKDSNITGYMKQPVFSSTSRSPYEFRSLKKPSRFQRSPFDRVSNRSVRPCYWAGPYVVTSPITESQLQVVNYLFDDSLDENQLLVSTEYNVVSRTAMSSLKPTKWIHSDVISMYAEYRTMEELRNNPVGPRVWFLPVYFSNSILHSTYVNLAPFHRGSSWANQFMPNMETCEKIFVPIHDGSSHWFVLVINIHSSSAQIWDSQVSSRRKHKITQSCLAVLKALDHVLGEEGQRIYGPNFKFIQFQLGQNSKLPQQSNGNDCGLYVMRYMDESPVVVDHTYKHDSDKERLTIALYLALSEMNPIRNMIIELASDYYSRKTAEMSNKPPPTGNIKSNRDAMKLKINNQKNNSKPKPKGHGKRR; translated from the exons ATGGGAAGGGGAGACCGCAAGCAGAAGAGATGCTTAGATGATGTTTCCATTCAGCAAGATGGGAATATTGGTGTCACTACTGTGGGTTCTAGCAATCAATCATATGGCTTCATGTCATATTT TAAAGAGCAAGTGAAGCGATTGAAGGCCTCTGATGAAAACCTTATTGTCAGCCAAGAG CTAAGAAAGAAGTTGGGTGATTCATACAAGAGCCTTCCATCAGACGAAAAGGCCAAGTATAGAAAGCCACTTAATGTATCCGACTATGATGCTCAAACTGATACTGATGCACAGTTGCAAACGAAGATGGATAAGCAGATACTTGACACTCGATGTGCGCCAGATCGATTTTCTGACCTTGTTCAAGCTTTCAATGTAGAAAAACAACGAGCAATACGTGAAATTGGATTTGGTAATCTTTTACATTTGCGAACTGGTAGGTTGAGGAGACAATTATGTGCATGGTTGGTTGAACAATTTGTACCTGACCAGCATGTGCTTGTTTTGAACAATCAACACATAAAATTGAATGCAAAGACGTTTTCTGATATAATGGGAGTGCACGATGGAGGTTTATCTGTGTCTCTGTCTGGTCAACCTGAAAATATTGCGACATTGAGAGAAACTTTCAAGTGCACGGGTCGGGGAATAGCCATCAAAACACTGGAAGATTTCATTAAGCAGTCAGATGGTTCCGGCAATGACTTCAAA GTTGCATTTATGTTGTTTGCATTGGCCACTATATTATGCCCATCAAGTGCAACGCTCATATCGGCTTCATTCTTACATCCATTAGTTGACACTAATGCCATAAAAGAATACAATTGGGCTTCATTTTGTTACAGTAGACTTGTAATGGCCATCTCCAAGTTTAAGTCAAATGAATCTGCTCATTTAGGAGGTTGTTTGTTATTTCTTCAG ATATTCTACTTTCAAAATGTCGAAAACTATTACAACAACCAGTGGGGCTCTTCTCTACCTCCAGTATTAGCTTGGACCGACgaagagataaaaaaaatcatgcgATGGCTGAAAAAACACGGTGGTGATAATTATGAAAAG GATAGTAACATTACAGGATATATGAAACAACCAGTGTTTTCTTCGACAAGTCGTAGTCCATACGAGTTTCGATCGCTGAAAAAGCCTAGTCGATTCCAACGCTCACCGTTTGATAGGGTCAGCAACAGGTCGGTTAGGCCTTGTTATTGGGCAGGTCCATATGTGGTAACATCGCCTATTACTGAATCTCAATTGCAAGTGGTTAACTATTTGTTTGATGACAGCCTTGATGAAAA TCAACTCCTTGTGAGTACGGAGTACAACGTTGTGAGTCGTACTGCCATGTCGTCATTGAAGCCGACCAAATGGATTCACAGCGAT GTTATCAGCATGTATGCTGAGTATCGGACAATGGAAGAGCTGCGAAATAACCCAGTTGGACCACGGGTCTGGTTCTTGCCTGTTTACTTCTCG AACTCCATATTGCACTCAACATATGTCAACTTAGCTCCATTCCATAGGGGAAGTAGCTGGGCTAATCAGTTCATGCCAAACATGGAGACATGTGAGAAG atttTCGTACCAATACATGACGGTTCATCGCATTGGTTTGTGCTCGTGATTAACATCCATTCTAGCTCTGCTCAGATATGGGATTCACAAGTTTCAAGCCGGCGTAAGCACAAGATTACACAAAGTTGTCTGGCAGTG CTCAAGGCGCTGGACCATGTGCTTGGGGAGGAAGGACAGAGGATATATGGTccaaatttcaagtttatcCAATTCCAGCTTGgtcaaaattctaaattgcCACAGCAATCTAACGGCAATGATTGCGGTCTATATGTCATGAGGTATATGGACGAATCACCCGTTGTTGTGGACCACACCTACAAG CATGATTCGGATAAAGAGCGTCTCACAATAGCTCTATATTTGGCTTTATCAGAGATGAATCCTATTCGCAATATGATTATAGAGCTAGCTAGTGACTATTATTCTCGGAAGACGGCTGAAATGTCAAATAAGCCTCCTCCAACAGGGAATATTAAATCCAACAGAGATgctatgaaattaaaaatcaataatcaaaAGAACAACTCAAAACCTAAACCAAAAGGTCATGGAAAAAGAAGGTAG